The genomic interval GGGTGCCGCTCATCATCGACAACACGGTGGCCAGCCCCTACCTGTGCAACCCGCTGGCCCTGGGCGCCGACATCGTGGTGCACAGCGCCACCAAGTACATCGGCGGGCACGGCACCACCATGGGCGGCGTGGTGGTGGAGGGCGGCAAGTTCCCGTGGGACAACGGCAAGTTTCCCGAGATGGTGGAGCCGAGCCGCGCCTACCACGGCGTGAAGTTCTACGAGACCTTTGGCGACTTCGGCTACACCATGAAGGCGCGCATGGAGGTCAACCGCACCTTTGGCGGCGTGCTCTCGCCCATGAACGCTTGGCAGCTGCTGCAGGGCGCCGAAACCCTGCACCTGCGCATGCGCGAGCACTGCCGCAACGCGCTGGCCGTGGCGAAGTTTTTGCAGAGCCACCCGCAGGTGGCGTGGGTCAACTACCCCGGTTTGCCGGATTCGCCGTATTTCGATCTGGCGCAAAAGCAGTTCCGTGCAGTGGACGGCACGCCGGGCGCCTCGGGCATCCTCACGTTTGGCGTGAAGGGTGGGGCCGCAGCGGGCGAGAAATTCATCGACGCCTGCGAGTTCTTGAGCCACCTGGCCAACATCGGTGATGCGAAGACGCTGGTGATCCACCCCGCATCGACGACACACCGCCAGCTGAGCGAAGAGGAACTGGCCCGCGCGGGCGT from Acidovorax sp. FHTAMBA carries:
- a CDS encoding O-acetylhomoserine aminocarboxypropyltransferase/cysteine synthase family protein encodes the protein MSDTPTSGADRDFGFGTRAIHAGAQPDPVTGARATPIHQTTSFVFDNAEHASSLFNLQTFGNVYSRISNPTVAVFEERIASLENGRAALACASGMAAQMAALLAILKTGDHIVAASTLYGGTVGQLGVGFSRLGIETTFVDPADPKNFARAMRPTTRAVYGETIGNPLVNVLDIAAVAEVAHAHGVPLIIDNTVASPYLCNPLALGADIVVHSATKYIGGHGTTMGGVVVEGGKFPWDNGKFPEMVEPSRAYHGVKFYETFGDFGYTMKARMEVNRTFGGVLSPMNAWQLLQGAETLHLRMREHCRNALAVAKFLQSHPQVAWVNYPGLPDSPYFDLAQKQFRAVDGTPGASGILTFGVKGGAAAGEKFIDACEFLSHLANIGDAKTLVIHPASTTHRQLSEEELARAGVSADMVRLSVGIEDVEDILWDIDQALAQASR